Proteins encoded by one window of Cyprinus carpio isolate SPL01 unplaced genomic scaffold, ASM1834038v1 S000006455, whole genome shotgun sequence:
- the LOC122143580 gene encoding uncharacterized protein LOC122143580: MKRLQALDMKKGEWLGNLKKNHNEAAMRDEAIILLEKLHAMGYKPLLLLQKEGNGKKPKITSLTPRCVLDPLATQHLSKMTAFYELVCAGWKASADTVFTLTLSPCDEQGTSGEAGPENLVAKAGPEGLMEEAGPEGLVEEAGPEGLMEEAGLEGPAVETAGLVAKAGLESPGVEAEGLVDETELKGPAVENEGPRGGDGAERPRCGE; this comes from the exons ATGAAGAGGCTGCAGGCCCTTGATATGAAGAAGGGGGAGTGGCTTGGCAATcttaaaaaaaaccacaatgaGGCAGCCATGCGGGATGAAGCCATAATTTTG CTTGAGAAGCTACATGCAATGGGCTACAAGCCACTCCTCCTCcttcagaaggaaggcaatggcAAGAAACCTAAAATAACTTCCCTCACCCCAAGATGTGTGCTGGACCCGCTGGCTACACAACACCTCAGCAAAATGACAGCATTTTATGAGTTGGTTTGTGCAGG TTGGAAGGCGAGTGCGGACACTGTCTTCACCCTGACCCTCAGCCCGTGTGACGAGCAGGGCACCTCAGGGGAGGCGGGCCCAGAAAACCTTGTGGCGAAGGCGGGGCCGGAAGGCCTCATGGAGGAGGCGGGGCCGGAAGGCCTCGTGGAGGAGGCGGGGCCGGAAGGCCTGATGGAGGAGGCGGGGTTGGAAGGCCCCGCTGTGGAGACGGCAGGCCTTGTGGCGAAGGCGGGGTTGGAAAGCCCCGGTGTAGAGGCTGAAGGCCTAGTGGATGAGACGGAGCTGAAAGGCCCCGCTGTGGAGAATGAAGGGCCTCGTGGAGGAGACGGAGCTGAAAGGCCCCGCTGTGGAGAATGA